Proteins encoded by one window of Archaeoglobus veneficus SNP6:
- a CDS encoding molybdopterin molybdotransferase MoeA, translating to MLKERIDAETALKLFLPHVKPVTRCEEVPLSGAINRVLTRDIIASRDIPPFDRAAMDGYAVRAEDTFGASPENPILLDIVGEIEIGEKPGVEVQKGQAVRIATGAMMPEGSNAVVMIEYTNRVGDSVEIYKAVTPGENVSLRGEDVKAGEVVLRKKTVLQPQDIGMLAALGMKSVEVYKPVVAVMSTGNELVEPGDGDEEAGKTIDSNRYALIAALKELGCEVVDMGISRDNEEELERTIKTALNKADMVIASGATSVGKKDLLPAVVEKLGKVVVHGVAIKPGMPTALAIADGKPVIMLPGFPVATLIAFYTFVPRILEHMMGFETIRRKWEKARAITAKRIPSSSGMRTFTRVILRESKDGYIAEPVRTSGSGILSSLVRAHGFVIIPEEKEGVEEGEEVEVLLIRPLTRCLNAQNI from the coding sequence ATGCTCAAAGAGCGTATTGATGCTGAAACAGCACTAAAGCTGTTCCTGCCACACGTAAAGCCAGTTACGAGATGTGAAGAAGTGCCGCTATCAGGAGCCATTAACAGAGTTCTCACCCGAGACATTATCGCGAGCAGAGACATCCCCCCATTCGACAGGGCTGCGATGGATGGATATGCTGTTAGAGCCGAAGATACCTTCGGCGCATCGCCTGAAAATCCCATCCTCCTCGATATCGTGGGAGAGATAGAGATAGGAGAAAAACCGGGTGTTGAGGTGCAAAAGGGACAGGCTGTGAGAATCGCTACCGGAGCAATGATGCCCGAAGGCAGCAATGCAGTCGTCATGATAGAATACACAAACAGAGTGGGCGATTCAGTGGAGATATACAAAGCTGTGACCCCCGGAGAGAACGTATCGCTGAGAGGGGAAGACGTAAAAGCTGGAGAGGTCGTCTTAAGGAAAAAAACTGTTCTACAACCGCAAGACATCGGCATGCTTGCAGCCCTCGGTATGAAAAGCGTTGAGGTTTACAAACCCGTCGTTGCTGTAATGTCGACGGGAAACGAGCTTGTTGAGCCAGGTGATGGGGATGAGGAAGCAGGAAAAACCATCGATTCCAACAGATACGCACTGATTGCTGCTTTGAAAGAGCTTGGATGTGAAGTTGTTGACATGGGAATATCCAGGGACAACGAAGAAGAGCTTGAGAGAACAATTAAAACTGCACTTAATAAAGCGGACATGGTAATAGCCAGCGGTGCAACTTCTGTAGGCAAAAAAGACTTGCTTCCAGCTGTCGTTGAAAAGCTTGGGAAAGTTGTTGTGCACGGCGTTGCGATAAAGCCAGGGATGCCAACAGCCCTTGCCATAGCAGATGGCAAGCCGGTCATTATGCTTCCAGGCTTCCCTGTCGCAACCCTGATAGCCTTCTACACATTCGTTCCCCGTATTCTCGAACACATGATGGGATTCGAGACAATAAGGCGGAAATGGGAGAAAGCAAGGGCGATCACGGCAAAGCGCATCCCCTCAAGCTCTGGCATGAGAACCTTCACGAGGGTAATCCTGAGGGAAAGCAAAGACGGTTATATTGCGGAGCCGGTGAGAACATCTGGCTCCGGCATTTTGTCGTCCCTCGTAAGAGCCCACGGTTTTGTTATCATTCCAGAAGAGAAAGAGGGTGTTGAGGAAGGTGAAGAAGTTGAAGTCCTGCTTATCCGCCCGCTCACGAGGTGTCTAAATGCGCAGAATATTTAG
- a CDS encoding ABC transporter permease subunit, protein MNINERIRPIVKKEWLLFRREGAVKWILIGLLLTLGLQVIYILNDVETSKVVGAFMSMLLAFGFITTASPLIVAGEKESGTLEVLLTEATSREVFWSKVLFVSIIPLLITTISFIIALLTMVFTGIWLEAIVFYASVCLTILTLAITGVIASAKSKSIMEAYQLSRQTFILPAIPMTAVMLAMLNAPNLIAIPFILQIALFVGIYKIGVRKFEDVERLVYS, encoded by the coding sequence ATGAATATAAACGAACGCATAAGGCCAATCGTTAAAAAGGAGTGGCTACTGTTCAGGAGGGAGGGAGCGGTTAAGTGGATTCTAATTGGACTCCTATTAACTTTGGGGCTTCAGGTTATTTATATCCTGAACGATGTGGAGACGAGTAAAGTCGTAGGAGCTTTTATGAGCATGCTTTTGGCATTTGGCTTCATCACTACCGCATCGCCGTTAATAGTAGCTGGAGAAAAAGAATCTGGAACCTTGGAAGTACTCCTGACTGAAGCAACCTCCAGAGAGGTTTTCTGGAGCAAGGTTCTCTTTGTTTCCATCATACCTCTGCTGATTACCACCATAAGCTTCATTATCGCACTGCTGACAATGGTATTTACCGGCATCTGGTTGGAGGCAATTGTCTTTTACGCATCTGTGTGCCTCACCATACTGACATTGGCTATTACAGGCGTTATTGCTTCGGCAAAGAGCAAGAGCATTATGGAAGCTTACCAGCTCTCACGTCAGACGTTTATTTTGCCAGCAATCCCTATGACCGCTGTAATGCTGGCAATGCTTAATGCTCCGAATCTGATAGCTATACCTTTCATCCTCCAAATCGCTTTGTTCGTGGGGATATACAAAATCGGTGTCAGGAAGTTTGAAGACGTAGAGAGGCTGGTGTATTCGTGA
- a CDS encoding energy-coupling factor transporter transmembrane component T, which translates to MLQETERILSPEGLRVGDARIAIACTLALTLALYISSFRIEVSLLIIAIACMYAGLRALRAVIVASPFLAFFALSSFLLRGDATHAATTTFGFASLVALGSVLAAIPPAELSCALVYFRVPYRFAFLISLAVRMFRVYVRDLKQAMEAMKLSGERKITIYAKLLKTMASIAVLRSVAIAETLYSRGFSGKAECFSRRLSRSDCLVLLFAIVVLTYACLY; encoded by the coding sequence ATGTTGCAAGAGACGGAGAGGATTCTCTCTCCTGAAGGGTTGAGAGTAGGGGATGCAAGGATTGCAATAGCGTGTACACTCGCTTTAACCCTTGCTCTCTACATCTCGTCCTTCAGGATAGAGGTTTCGCTGCTCATAATAGCCATCGCCTGCATGTATGCAGGATTAAGGGCTCTGAGGGCAGTAATCGTCGCCTCACCTTTTCTGGCCTTCTTCGCACTCTCGAGCTTTCTTCTGAGGGGTGATGCCACGCATGCAGCAACCACGACTTTTGGTTTTGCATCCCTCGTGGCCCTTGGCAGTGTGCTTGCTGCCATTCCTCCTGCTGAGCTGAGCTGCGCCCTTGTTTACTTCAGGGTGCCTTACAGGTTCGCCTTTCTTATCTCGCTGGCAGTTAGGATGTTTCGTGTGTACGTCAGAGATTTGAAGCAAGCAATGGAGGCGATGAAGTTGAGTGGGGAGAGAAAAATCACAATTTATGCAAAGCTGCTGAAGACCATGGCATCCATTGCTGTTCTGAGGAGTGTTGCCATCGCGGAAACGCTTTACTCGAGGGGTTTCAGCGGTAAGGCGGAGTGTTTTAGCAGGAGGCTGTCCAGATCTGACTGTCTTGTTCTTTTGTTTGCTATTGTGGTTCTCACATATGCCTGTCTGTACTGA
- a CDS encoding ABC transporter ATP-binding protein — protein sequence MKPVTVSGVSKAYGKKKLILKNIDFDVVEGTCAGLIGPNGAGKTTLIKIVAGLIQPTSGEVKVFGKNPFEDSVKSRIGYMPERPEFFEEKTVKYHLEFFARLRGIEVDCDEILSKLDLDSSKKARELSKGMRKKLSLALAVLHDPDLLILDEPTAGLDPQATVTLHEIVREAVENGKTVLLSTHNLYEVDDLCDRVIFINRGKLYFNGPIHELATSAVLRLQTSNNTAAIELLRKAGVDAQVTGKWVAVNNKSDIATILDILTRNGVDVLKMESRKNLYEVFGDLKEETG from the coding sequence ATGAAGCCGGTAACAGTATCAGGTGTGTCAAAGGCGTACGGGAAAAAGAAACTCATCTTAAAAAACATAGATTTTGATGTGGTTGAAGGCACGTGTGCCGGACTAATCGGTCCAAATGGTGCTGGTAAGACGACCCTGATTAAAATCGTTGCTGGACTCATACAACCAACATCTGGGGAGGTAAAAGTATTTGGCAAAAACCCGTTTGAAGATTCTGTCAAGTCCCGGATAGGCTATATGCCAGAGCGACCAGAGTTTTTCGAAGAAAAGACTGTAAAGTACCACTTGGAGTTCTTTGCCAGACTACGGGGAATTGAAGTCGATTGTGATGAAATTCTCTCTAAACTTGACCTCGATAGCTCTAAAAAAGCCCGAGAATTATCTAAGGGCATGCGTAAAAAGTTGTCTCTGGCTTTAGCTGTTCTCCACGATCCTGATTTGCTTATACTCGATGAACCCACCGCTGGATTGGATCCGCAGGCGACGGTTACTTTACATGAAATCGTCAGGGAGGCAGTAGAAAATGGTAAAACTGTTTTGCTGTCCACGCATAACTTGTACGAGGTTGATGATTTATGTGATCGGGTTATATTCATCAATAGAGGCAAACTGTACTTTAATGGGCCAATTCACGAACTTGCGACTTCTGCCGTTCTGCGACTTCAAACAAGCAATAATACAGCGGCAATAGAACTGCTAAGAAAGGCTGGAGTTGATGCACAGGTTACCGGTAAGTGGGTGGCAGTCAATAACAAGAGCGACATAGCTACAATTCTTGACATCCTTACAAGAAATGGCGTTGACGTGTTAAAAATGGAATCTCGCAAAAATCTTTACGAGGTTTTTGGGGACTTGAAGGAGGAGACGGGGTGA
- a CDS encoding ABC transporter permease: MNIVNTLITMEKLKDDVFSFKLFFLICLIGTSSLISWGISETVFILAKDSTVFALISALTSIVLFAPMAGILLGSDTFTGSSREILLSCVSRKTYLLSRWVAAYLLLATGIVLSIAIPVFISYMRFHGVEFNINFLFAVVCFLLFSLVFVSASTCFSVLTNSTMASLILTGIYTTIEAGVGVIGYVYQNKLLYYFSPHALVIKGVLPEHGQIAMQLTSIAVLLFYSIVFLWFATHYGGRRDV; the protein is encoded by the coding sequence GTGAACATCGTAAATACGCTTATTACGATGGAAAAGCTGAAGGATGATGTGTTTAGTTTCAAATTGTTCTTTCTAATATGTTTAATTGGAACTTCGAGTTTGATTTCGTGGGGAATTTCAGAAACAGTTTTTATCCTTGCAAAAGATTCAACAGTTTTCGCCCTGATTTCAGCCCTTACATCAATTGTACTCTTCGCACCAATGGCTGGCATATTGCTTGGATCGGACACGTTTACGGGAAGTAGTAGAGAAATACTTCTTAGCTGCGTTTCAAGAAAAACTTACTTGTTGAGCAGGTGGGTGGCAGCTTATCTGTTGCTGGCAACTGGAATTGTTTTATCAATTGCGATTCCTGTGTTTATTTCATATATGCGATTTCATGGTGTTGAGTTTAATATAAATTTTCTGTTTGCAGTAGTATGTTTTCTCTTATTTTCACTCGTATTCGTCTCTGCATCTACTTGTTTTTCCGTACTGACAAACTCGACAATGGCATCCCTCATTCTCACTGGCATCTATACGACCATAGAAGCCGGAGTCGGGGTAATCGGGTATGTGTACCAGAATAAGCTCTTATACTACTTTTCCCCACATGCACTGGTTATAAAGGGTGTCCTTCCTGAACACGGTCAAATCGCAATGCAGTTAACTTCGATTGCAGTTCTGCTTTTTTATTCCATAGTATTTCTCTGGTTCGCCACGCACTATGGTGGGAGGAGGGACGTGTGA
- a CDS encoding ABC transporter ATP-binding protein produces the protein MIELKNVSYTYPNGRKALDKVSFHALHGEKVFVAGKTGSGKSTMLRILNGLIPNFYGGRLDGDVRVYGEKPGVKRVFFVSQHPEEQILCDRVIDEIVFPLLQRGWSWKDAVNAAEWAAKRCGIEHLLERCTSELSEGEKQLVVISTAIASDAECIVLDEPFSHLYPETALKLLRKITKTDRTVIASEHRLEMSEQFDRVFWLGDETLETDVKVSDGNGSKGEERSTSDDVAIEAELTIGYDEPLTSVSLEVARGEIHAIVGPNGSGKTTLLKTIAGILKPIEGKVKVKGKVSMAFQYPNYHFSAKSVEREVSPEMLRLFGLTHLSNRHPHALSGGEAKRVSIAKAFAGDVVLLDEPTAGQDYEFRSRLLRIARKTDKTVIIATHDLKLASMCDGVIELC, from the coding sequence ATGATAGAGCTCAAAAATGTGAGCTACACGTACCCAAACGGTAGAAAAGCCCTCGATAAAGTTAGTTTCCATGCTTTGCATGGAGAAAAGGTATTTGTTGCAGGCAAAACCGGCAGCGGGAAATCCACAATGCTGAGAATTTTAAACGGCCTGATACCCAACTTTTACGGTGGTAGGCTCGATGGAGATGTGCGAGTTTACGGGGAAAAGCCGGGAGTTAAGCGGGTTTTCTTCGTGTCCCAGCATCCGGAAGAGCAGATACTTTGCGACAGAGTAATCGATGAAATAGTCTTTCCGCTCCTTCAGAGGGGATGGAGCTGGAAAGATGCAGTTAATGCTGCAGAATGGGCTGCAAAGCGTTGTGGCATAGAGCACCTGCTCGAAAGGTGCACTTCAGAACTTTCAGAAGGAGAGAAGCAGCTCGTTGTAATATCGACCGCCATAGCAAGCGATGCTGAATGCATCGTGCTGGATGAGCCCTTCAGCCACCTTTATCCAGAAACTGCACTCAAACTTCTCAGAAAGATTACCAAGACGGACAGGACGGTAATAGCGTCGGAGCACCGGCTCGAAATGAGTGAACAGTTTGACAGAGTCTTCTGGCTTGGAGATGAAACGCTGGAGACGGACGTAAAGGTGTCGGATGGCAATGGAAGCAAGGGAGAAGAAAGAAGCACAAGTGATGATGTTGCCATTGAGGCAGAGCTGACGATAGGATACGACGAGCCATTGACCAGCGTATCCCTTGAAGTTGCAAGAGGGGAAATCCATGCCATAGTCGGTCCTAACGGCTCTGGAAAAACTACGTTGCTAAAAACAATCGCCGGAATCCTGAAACCCATCGAGGGTAAGGTAAAAGTAAAAGGGAAAGTTTCGATGGCCTTCCAGTACCCCAACTACCACTTTTCAGCGAAGAGTGTGGAGAGAGAGGTCAGTCCAGAGATGTTGAGACTCTTCGGCCTTACCCACCTTTCAAACAGACATCCGCACGCCCTTAGTGGTGGGGAGGCGAAGAGGGTTTCCATAGCTAAAGCTTTCGCTGGCGATGTTGTGCTGCTGGATGAGCCTACAGCAGGCCAGGATTACGAGTTTCGTAGCAGGCTTTTGAGGATTGCAAGAAAAACAGACAAAACGGTGATTATAGCCACCCACGACTTGAAGCTTGCGTCGATGTGCGACGGGGTGATTGAGCTTTGCTGA
- a CDS encoding winged helix-turn-helix transcriptional regulator, with translation MRALVENTKLTKKDLLILQNLHGKKMPGYTDISIKTGLPESTVRYRIERMENIGVIKGYSAIIDPYALGLHMAIVIGSGQSHQGLCFNTVGSSECIVILLDEYQELYNSVIRGMGENMDIREVLPVVNTNIPVTTWSVEDILKRKILKKKA, from the coding sequence ATGCGGGCCCTCGTGGAGAATACAAAACTAACAAAGAAAGACTTGCTAATACTTCAAAACCTCCATGGTAAAAAGATGCCAGGGTATACAGACATAAGCATTAAAACCGGTCTTCCAGAAAGCACGGTACGATATCGCATAGAACGAATGGAGAACATCGGTGTGATAAAGGGCTACTCGGCGATAATTGATCCGTACGCCCTCGGCCTCCATATGGCGATAGTCATAGGCAGTGGTCAATCCCACCAAGGACTGTGTTTCAATACTGTGGGCAGCAGCGAGTGCATAGTCATACTCTTGGATGAATACCAAGAATTATACAATAGCGTAATACGTGGAATGGGAGAGAATATGGACATTAGAGAAGTACTGCCAGTAGTAAACACAAATATTCCAGTAACCACCTGGAGCGTTGAGGATATTTTAAAGAGAAAAATTTTAAAGAAAAAAGCCTAA
- a CDS encoding ABC transporter ATP-binding protein, which produces MIEFVNVCKKFGRIMALNEVSLDIGRGITAIIGPNGAGKTTLIRLILGLLKPTSGELSVMGVNPATERDRLIGSIAYVPEKTAVYEKMTAHEYLSFFAALKGLDVDVEGILARYGLIERADDSISTFSKGMKRRLELARVLMSEPEILVLDEPFSGIDPESRIEIRKIIQTSRSKIVVMCSHDLHEVEQIADTVVVLRNGNVVLHDNIERLLTRIDNIKLTIRGVFDDETGRILGKFGAEIIELRKDRVTLIVNDRTLMPALIRELSSNYELFEIASDTNLEKIFIDMIKLDC; this is translated from the coding sequence GTGATTGAGTTCGTTAACGTATGCAAGAAGTTCGGCAGAATAATGGCCCTGAACGAAGTTTCTCTGGATATTGGTAGAGGTATTACGGCAATCATAGGGCCAAACGGAGCTGGAAAAACGACTCTAATTCGCTTAATCCTTGGCCTCCTTAAGCCCACATCTGGCGAGCTATCGGTTATGGGCGTAAATCCAGCTACTGAAAGGGATAGGCTGATAGGTAGCATTGCTTATGTGCCTGAGAAAACAGCGGTGTACGAAAAAATGACTGCTCACGAATATCTCAGCTTTTTCGCAGCACTCAAAGGCTTGGATGTTGACGTGGAAGGAATTCTTGCAAGATATGGATTGATTGAAAGAGCTGACGACAGCATATCCACATTCTCTAAGGGCATGAAACGCCGATTGGAACTAGCCAGAGTACTTATGAGTGAGCCAGAAATACTTGTTCTCGATGAACCCTTCTCCGGAATAGACCCGGAGTCAAGGATTGAGATCCGGAAAATCATTCAAACTTCACGCAGCAAAATCGTTGTTATGTGTAGTCACGACCTGCATGAGGTTGAACAGATTGCTGATACTGTGGTGGTGTTGAGAAACGGAAACGTAGTCCTTCATGATAACATTGAAAGACTTCTAACCAGAATCGACAACATAAAGCTCACAATCCGCGGTGTTTTTGATGATGAGACTGGAAGAATACTTGGCAAATTTGGAGCTGAAATAATAGAGCTAAGAAAAGACCGCGTAACACTAATAGTTAACGACCGAACTCTCATGCCAGCATTGATTCGAGAATTATCAAGCAACTATGAACTATTCGAGATCGCCTCCGACACAAATCTTGAGAAAATTTTTATAGATATGATCAAGTTAGATTGTTGA
- a CDS encoding stage II sporulation protein M codes for MLHGVSHVISRTAVEGIALSAALFLVSFVIGAVSGNARISPTNIQPPLYYILAVNLGLCLIMLLSGLLFGIPSSALLLYNGYMLGAKFKSALIFLGLNETVMRMFPHLFTEVIAIVLAASVGTTVIIGFVKKKEVNSKDLVPIAVLAVIMTVTSSYIEVYVTHNAVILSEVVR; via the coding sequence ATGCTTCATGGTGTGTCCCATGTGATATCTCGTACAGCAGTGGAAGGTATCGCTCTCTCAGCAGCACTTTTTCTCGTATCTTTTGTTATCGGGGCAGTGTCTGGAAATGCCAGAATATCTCCAACCAATATTCAACCCCCGCTGTATTACATCCTTGCCGTCAATTTGGGTCTGTGCCTTATAATGCTTCTTTCTGGGCTGCTTTTTGGCATACCGTCTTCCGCATTGCTTCTGTACAATGGCTACATGCTTGGAGCGAAGTTTAAATCTGCTTTAATCTTTTTGGGGTTGAATGAGACAGTTATGAGGATGTTTCCACACCTATTTACCGAAGTAATTGCGATTGTACTTGCTGCTTCAGTTGGAACTACCGTTATTATCGGTTTTGTGAAGAAGAAAGAGGTAAATAGTAAAGATTTAGTACCTATTGCTGTGCTGGCAGTTATTATGACGGTAACTTCGAGCTACATTGAAGTTTATGTGACTCATAATGCTGTAATTTTGAGTGAGGTGGTGCGATGA
- a CDS encoding biotin transporter BioY — protein sequence MVNTSQNSTLKLVLAASMAVITAITAQLKFNLGPVPYTMQNFGIVLSGLLLGPVYGALAQLIYLAMIAIGLPVASGFRSGLEVLFGYTAGYLWMFPVAAFITGLVRRAVWKKGSKAELSILWLGSCIATIPVYLAGFYVFYSFATGGVLGEWCQSVVEYFGLSLSPYWTVFFASVAIFIPQDFFVDHVLAVLAFAYVFDLMRQKGIEI from the coding sequence ATGGTTAACACAAGTCAGAATTCAACGTTGAAGCTCGTATTGGCTGCATCAATGGCTGTAATAACGGCAATCACAGCCCAGCTCAAGTTCAACTTGGGACCTGTGCCCTATACCATGCAGAACTTCGGAATTGTGCTTTCAGGGCTTCTCCTTGGCCCAGTTTATGGTGCGCTCGCTCAGCTCATATATTTGGCGATGATAGCCATCGGCCTGCCTGTTGCCAGCGGTTTCAGGAGTGGGCTTGAAGTTCTGTTTGGATACACAGCAGGTTACCTCTGGATGTTCCCTGTTGCTGCCTTCATAACCGGACTTGTAAGGAGAGCTGTATGGAAGAAGGGCAGCAAGGCGGAACTCTCCATCCTGTGGCTCGGAAGCTGCATAGCAACAATCCCCGTCTATCTGGCGGGATTCTACGTGTTCTACAGCTTTGCTACAGGCGGAGTGCTTGGTGAGTGGTGTCAGTCGGTCGTGGAATACTTCGGCCTGTCTCTAAGCCCATACTGGACTGTATTCTTCGCCTCCGTAGCTATATTCATCCCGCAGGATTTCTTCGTTGACCACGTGCTTGCTGTTCTTGCGTTTGCATACGTGTTCGACCTGATGAGGCAGAAGGGTATCGAGATATGA
- a CDS encoding molybdopterin biosynthesis protein, with protein sequence MRRIFRSLVSIEEAKQKLEESLKIERKVEEVSLRSSYGRIIAEDVYAPIDIPPFDRAAMDGYAVRAEDTFGAEEDKPIRLKVVGRIEAGDKPEVEVNKGEAVEISTGAAMPKGSNAVVMVEYTSAENGDVLVFRPVAPGENVIAAGSDIMAGELLVRKDTRLTAREIGTLAAVGITSVKVYSKPVVAVISTGNELIDGGELEYGKIYDINSAMLCAAIEENGGKAVYLGIARDNEEEIRKMIEDGLKTADIVLTSGGTSTGIGDMIYRILDNLGEVLVHGVAVKPGKPTVIAIANNKPVFGLPGYPTSAFMIFEIFVAPLIRRMAGVSKEDSRLKAKLSSRVFSALGRREFLPVNIVKGEGYTAYPVTGNYSAAISKLGEADGFIEIPESRAFVEEGEEVEVKLFSTLKPADLIIIGSHCVGIDVLLELMRKGKPFTSKVINVGSSGGLAAIRRGEADIAGVHLLDAETGEYNAPYIKRYGLRGVVLVKGYMRDQGFIVARGNPKDIKGFDDLLRDDVTFINRNQGSGTRILLDMHLKKIAEQRGVKLEDVTAKIDGYTIEAKSHTAVAVAVLMGKADVGLGIRSVAERYGLDFIPVRGEEYDFVIRKERFEKDVVKRFLDTLRSEEFKKELEKRLPGIRAYEKTGEIIEFT encoded by the coding sequence ATGCGCAGAATATTTAGAAGCCTCGTCTCAATTGAAGAGGCGAAACAAAAGCTTGAAGAAAGCCTTAAAATAGAGAGGAAGGTCGAAGAAGTTTCCCTGAGAAGCTCGTATGGCAGAATTATAGCCGAAGACGTTTATGCTCCCATCGACATTCCTCCATTCGACAGGGCTGCGATGGATGGCTATGCGGTTAGAGCTGAGGATACCTTTGGAGCTGAAGAGGATAAACCCATAAGGCTGAAGGTTGTGGGCAGAATAGAGGCAGGAGACAAACCAGAAGTTGAAGTTAACAAAGGCGAAGCAGTAGAGATCTCCACTGGGGCGGCGATGCCCAAAGGAAGCAATGCAGTCGTGATGGTTGAGTACACTTCTGCAGAAAACGGAGATGTTCTCGTATTCAGGCCGGTAGCCCCGGGAGAGAACGTCATTGCTGCGGGAAGCGACATAATGGCTGGAGAATTGCTTGTCAGAAAGGATACAAGGCTCACTGCAAGAGAGATCGGAACGCTTGCCGCCGTCGGAATTACCAGCGTTAAAGTTTACTCAAAGCCCGTCGTTGCAGTTATCTCTACAGGAAACGAGCTCATTGATGGCGGAGAGCTCGAATACGGGAAGATATACGACATAAATTCCGCAATGCTGTGCGCTGCCATAGAGGAAAATGGTGGGAAAGCTGTTTATCTGGGCATCGCAAGGGATAACGAAGAGGAAATCAGAAAAATGATAGAGGATGGGCTCAAAACTGCGGACATTGTTTTAACCTCGGGCGGAACGTCAACAGGCATAGGGGACATGATTTACCGCATCCTCGACAATCTTGGTGAAGTACTCGTCCATGGCGTTGCTGTGAAGCCGGGGAAGCCCACAGTTATAGCCATAGCCAACAACAAGCCCGTATTTGGTTTGCCGGGCTATCCAACATCAGCCTTCATGATTTTCGAAATATTCGTCGCCCCTCTGATAAGAAGAATGGCTGGAGTAAGCAAAGAGGATAGCAGGCTGAAAGCAAAGCTCAGCAGCAGGGTTTTCTCCGCTTTAGGTAGGAGGGAGTTCCTGCCTGTAAACATAGTCAAAGGCGAAGGCTATACCGCTTATCCAGTCACTGGCAACTACTCCGCTGCGATTTCAAAGCTTGGTGAAGCAGACGGCTTCATAGAAATCCCCGAAAGCAGAGCATTTGTTGAAGAGGGTGAAGAGGTTGAAGTTAAGCTGTTCTCCACGCTGAAGCCGGCAGACCTCATTATTATAGGCAGCCACTGCGTTGGAATCGATGTCCTGCTGGAGCTCATGCGAAAGGGCAAACCGTTCACTTCGAAGGTCATAAATGTTGGTTCTTCCGGCGGTTTAGCGGCGATAAGAAGGGGAGAGGCTGACATCGCCGGAGTTCATCTGCTTGATGCAGAAACGGGAGAGTACAACGCCCCCTACATAAAGAGATACGGACTCAGAGGCGTCGTTCTCGTGAAGGGATACATGAGGGATCAGGGTTTCATAGTTGCGAGGGGGAACCCCAAAGACATCAAAGGCTTTGATGATCTGTTACGGGATGATGTAACGTTCATAAACAGAAATCAGGGTTCGGGGACAAGGATACTCCTCGACATGCATCTCAAGAAGATTGCTGAACAGAGGGGAGTCAAACTCGAAGATGTAACTGCGAAGATAGATGGTTACACAATCGAAGCGAAGTCTCATACCGCCGTTGCTGTAGCGGTTTTGATGGGGAAAGCTGACGTTGGCCTGGGGATAAGAAGCGTAGCGGAGCGATATGGCCTTGATTTTATTCCTGTGAGAGGGGAGGAGTACGATTTCGTGATAAGGAAGGAGAGATTCGAGAAGGATGTCGTCAAACGATTTCTCGATACTCTCAGGTCAGAGGAGTTCAAAAAAGAATTAGAGAAAAGATTGCCGGGAATAAGAGCGTACGAGAAGACTGGGGAAATTATAGAGTTTACGTGA
- a CDS encoding DUF445 domain-containing protein — translation MELVYFLPPILGAFIGYITNVIAVELLFHPKKPVSIFGFKIQGLVPARSREIVERMMDSLSEILTQDDFEFMIDRAIVRAYIESDLAKRIDEIFDKYPLSFIRDIAERSGLVARMSLAISDSIAGVLKDAVAKNIAKNIDLREFVIKKAQEVSDEEIEKIFKKFAKKELRFIELSGAVLGFVIGCMQSLVIYPYLT, via the coding sequence ATGGAACTCGTATACTTTCTACCTCCAATTCTTGGGGCGTTCATAGGCTATATAACGAACGTCATCGCAGTAGAGTTGCTCTTCCATCCAAAAAAGCCTGTCAGCATTTTTGGATTTAAAATTCAGGGCCTTGTTCCTGCGAGGAGCAGAGAGATAGTGGAGAGGATGATGGACTCCCTCTCCGAAATCCTCACTCAGGACGACTTTGAGTTCATGATCGACAGGGCAATCGTAAGAGCGTACATCGAGAGCGACCTCGCAAAGAGGATTGATGAGATTTTTGACAAGTATCCGCTCTCTTTCATCAGAGATATTGCAGAACGCTCAGGACTTGTGGCAAGGATGTCTTTAGCAATCTCCGACTCTATTGCGGGAGTGCTGAAGGATGCTGTTGCAAAGAATATTGCAAAGAATATTGATTTGCGTGAGTTCGTGATCAAAAAGGCACAGGAGGTAAGCGACGAGGAGATAGAGAAAATATTCAAGAAATTTGCGAAAAAGGAGCTCAGATTTATAGAGCTCTCTGGAGCGGTGCTCGGCTTTGTAATAGGATGCATGCAGTCTCTGGTTATTTACCCATACCTCACGTAA